From a region of the Phaseolus vulgaris cultivar G19833 chromosome 6, P. vulgaris v2.0, whole genome shotgun sequence genome:
- the LOC137831964 gene encoding transcription factor MYB78-like yields the protein MEVKGRVSNSTGTIVQSEDEIDLRRGPWTVDEDLALINYIANHGEGRWNSLARSAGLKRTGKSCRLRWLNYLRPDVRRGNITLEEQLLILELHGRWGNRWSKIAQYLPGRTDNEIKNYWRTRVQKHAKQLKCDVNSKQFKDAMRYLWMPRLVERIQAAAATATAGSPTASASATTTITNNNNTTYNYNNNLNNSFEVHSGNMMLSPAIMNNNFGGSQSYTPENSSTGASSDSFGTQVSPVSELTQDYYNNVTVVNSNNNNNPNPDYYPQVQDQLSFLDCITSPSGLFSQQLDFQSMEPNTPWIQSNGDTYNGFWNVENMLLFQQLTDNM from the exons ATGGAAGTGAAAGGAAGGGTAAGCAACTCAACAGGCACCATAGTCCAAAGTGAAGACGAGATAGATCTTCGAAGAGGTCCTTGGACCGTCGATGAAGATCTTGCTCTCATCAATTACATTGCCAATCACGGAGAAGGTCGATGGAATTCCCTTGCACGTTCAGCTG GACTCAAACGAACTGGCAAGAGTTGCAGATTGAGATGGTTGAATTATCTTCGTCCTGATGTTCGTCGTGGCAACATCACTCTTGAAGAACAGCTTCTCATTCTCGAGCTCCATGGTCGCTGGGGAAACCG GTGGTCTAAAATTGCTCAATATTTGCCTGGAAGAACTGATAACGAGATCAAGAATTATTGGAGAACTCGTGTTCAAAAGCACGCCAAACAACTCAAATGTGACGTGAATAGCAAGCAATTCAAGGATGCCATGCGCTACCTTTGGATGCCGAGGCTGGTGGAACGCATTCAAGCCGCCGCCGCCACCGCCACCGCCGGTTCTCCCACGGCTTCTGCCAGTGCTACTACAACCATCACCAACAACAATAATACAACATACAACTACAACAACAACCTTAACAACAGTTTTGAGGTGCACAGTGGGAACATGATGTTGAGTCCAGCAATTATGAACAACAACTTCGGTGGTTCACAAAGTTACACTCCAGAAAACAGTAGCACTGGTGCATCATCTGATTCGTTTGGGACTCAGGTTTCACCTGTGTCGGAGTTGACTCAGGATTACTACAATAATGTTACGGTTGTTAACagtaacaataacaataacccTAATCCTGATTACTACCCACAAGTACAAGATCAACTCAGCTTTTTGGATTGCATCACAAGCCCATCCGGGTTGTTCTCTCAGCAGCTGGATTTCCAATCCATGGAACCAAACACCCCGTGGATTCAGAGTAATGGGGACACATACAACGGTTTCTGGAACGTTGAAAACATGTTATTGTTCCAACAACTCACTGACAACATGTGA